In one Paraburkholderia azotifigens genomic region, the following are encoded:
- a CDS encoding bifunctional glycoside hydrolase 114/ polysaccharide deacetylase family protein, with amino-acid sequence MTLSDLHRYSREFICAFMRMLPLTACTVRLRHVGVPCRHASLLAVIALAWPLHAALAEDIQQAVAQPSFALYYGKTPPVEMLSAFDAAVVEPDSGFDPLAHRLPHTTWFAYASVGEVLPSRSYYAALPKSWLAGRNESWASRVVDQSQPEWPAFFVEHVIKPLWDKGYRGFFLDTMDSWQLVAKTDEARTRQTEGLANVIRAIKARYPDAKLIFNRGFEILPQVHDLVYAVAFESLYRGWNQAQQRYTDVPEQDRAWLLGQAKTIREQYRLPVISIDYCAPADRACQQDTIAKIKAQGIVPYVTDGALATMGVGAVEPVKRRVLVIQDPPLRTDLNVSPGVRFLAMPLNYLGYRIDYRDARDPLPEGDLRNRYAGIVLWLEGQVPNSNAYRDWLIAQVDAKMPIAVFTTFGTQMDPDLAKKLDLETVTGAPSNGKLDVESYDPKLMGFEMKPRPSARDFTPVRVGPHSRSLLRLRSGNFVIDGAGITPWGGYAMRPFGVYQLEAVNQARWVAHPIEFLRTALRLNTDMPVPDTTTENGGRLLMSHIDGDGFASRAEYTNNKPANTDITPQYSGDMLYQLLRDSGMPTTVSLIEGEVSDEGPFKSFAPHLRAIGRKIFELPNVEVATHTYTHPLQWMRVTGLGVTDTRDTPTEGSSQTNSSGLSIDIAGYRFNIDREIKGSIDYIDGNVAPASKPVRMVLWSGDCQVPSPVLKAAYEAGVLNLNGGDTLITKRFPSWAAIAPLGVMKNGYFQIFAPNQNEELYTDLWHGPFYGFSRVLETFAMTDTPIRFKPMDIYYHMFTGTKYASMKALQEIFDTVLKQPVTPVFTSEYARKVLDWLDTSIYNEPGSNVWVVRNEANLRTVRLPTGKVPDMAGATGVAGYLPGPGGTYVHLTGDGIARFAVIDETAAQRVAQRVAQRAPRPVPYLAEANGMLDHFVRTRSGFSFDLRSHIAPRFRLANAGACRVTKRPITRTANDYRQLHVDVACDT; translated from the coding sequence ATGACGTTAAGCGACTTGCATCGTTATTCGAGGGAATTCATTTGCGCATTCATGCGAATGCTTCCTTTGACGGCTTGCACTGTGCGCTTGCGGCACGTTGGCGTGCCATGCCGTCATGCATCGCTGCTGGCCGTCATTGCTTTGGCATGGCCCCTTCATGCCGCGTTGGCAGAAGACATTCAACAAGCTGTCGCGCAGCCTTCATTTGCGCTCTATTACGGCAAGACGCCGCCCGTCGAGATGCTTTCCGCATTCGACGCCGCCGTCGTCGAACCCGATAGCGGCTTCGATCCGCTTGCGCACCGTTTGCCGCACACCACCTGGTTCGCTTATGCAAGCGTCGGCGAAGTTCTGCCGTCGCGCAGCTATTACGCGGCGCTGCCCAAGAGCTGGCTGGCGGGACGCAATGAATCGTGGGCATCGCGTGTGGTCGATCAGAGCCAGCCGGAATGGCCCGCGTTCTTTGTCGAGCATGTGATCAAGCCGCTGTGGGACAAAGGCTATCGCGGATTCTTTCTCGACACGATGGATTCGTGGCAACTGGTCGCGAAGACGGATGAAGCACGCACACGCCAGACGGAAGGACTCGCGAATGTGATTCGCGCGATCAAGGCGCGTTATCCCGATGCGAAGCTGATCTTCAATCGCGGCTTCGAGATTCTTCCGCAGGTCCACGATCTCGTATACGCGGTTGCGTTCGAATCGCTGTATCGCGGCTGGAACCAGGCGCAACAGCGCTACACAGACGTGCCCGAGCAGGACCGCGCATGGCTGCTCGGTCAGGCAAAGACGATACGCGAGCAATATCGCCTGCCCGTCATTTCGATCGACTATTGCGCGCCCGCCGATCGTGCCTGCCAGCAGGACACCATCGCGAAGATCAAGGCGCAAGGCATCGTGCCATACGTGACGGACGGCGCGCTCGCGACGATGGGCGTCGGCGCTGTCGAACCCGTCAAACGGCGCGTTCTGGTCATTCAGGATCCGCCGCTGCGCACCGACCTGAACGTATCGCCCGGCGTGCGCTTCCTCGCGATGCCGCTCAACTACCTGGGCTACCGGATCGACTATCGCGACGCGCGCGATCCGCTGCCGGAAGGCGATCTGCGCAACCGCTATGCAGGCATCGTGCTGTGGCTCGAAGGCCAGGTGCCGAACAGCAACGCCTATCGCGACTGGCTCATCGCGCAGGTCGACGCAAAGATGCCGATTGCCGTGTTCACGACCTTCGGCACGCAGATGGACCCCGACCTCGCGAAGAAGCTCGACCTCGAAACGGTGACGGGCGCGCCGTCGAATGGCAAGCTCGACGTCGAATCGTACGATCCGAAACTGATGGGCTTCGAAATGAAGCCGCGTCCGTCGGCACGCGATTTCACGCCGGTCCGTGTCGGGCCGCATAGCCGTTCGCTGCTGCGCCTGCGTTCGGGAAACTTCGTGATCGATGGCGCGGGCATCACGCCCTGGGGCGGTTATGCAATGCGTCCATTCGGCGTTTATCAACTCGAAGCCGTGAATCAGGCACGCTGGGTCGCCCACCCGATCGAATTCCTGCGTACGGCCCTACGGCTGAATACCGATATGCCCGTGCCCGATACCACGACGGAGAACGGCGGGCGCCTGCTGATGTCGCATATCGACGGTGACGGGTTTGCGTCGCGCGCCGAGTACACCAATAACAAGCCGGCCAACACCGACATCACGCCGCAGTATTCGGGCGACATGCTGTATCAGCTGTTGCGCGATTCGGGCATGCCCACCACGGTGTCGCTGATCGAAGGCGAAGTCAGCGACGAAGGCCCGTTCAAAAGCTTCGCCCCGCATTTGCGCGCGATCGGCAGAAAGATCTTTGAATTGCCGAATGTCGAAGTCGCGACGCACACCTACACGCACCCGCTGCAATGGATGCGCGTCACCGGGCTCGGCGTGACCGACACGCGCGACACGCCGACGGAAGGCAGCAGCCAGACGAACAGCAGCGGCCTGTCGATCGACATTGCGGGCTACCGCTTCAATATCGACCGCGAGATCAAAGGCTCGATCGACTATATCGACGGCAACGTCGCGCCTGCGTCGAAACCCGTGCGCATGGTGTTGTGGAGCGGCGACTGCCAGGTGCCCTCGCCTGTCTTAAAGGCCGCTTATGAAGCCGGCGTGCTGAACCTGAACGGCGGCGACACGCTCATCACGAAGCGCTTTCCAAGCTGGGCCGCGATTGCACCGCTCGGCGTGATGAAGAACGGCTACTTCCAGATCTTCGCGCCGAACCAGAACGAAGAGTTGTATACGGACCTCTGGCACGGGCCGTTCTATGGTTTTTCACGCGTGCTGGAAACCTTCGCGATGACCGACACGCCGATCCGCTTCAAGCCAATGGACATCTACTATCACATGTTCACCGGCACGAAGTATGCGTCGATGAAAGCGTTGCAAGAGATCTTCGATACCGTGCTCAAACAGCCCGTCACGCCCGTGTTCACATCCGAATACGCGCGCAAGGTGCTCGACTGGCTCGACACCAGCATTTATAACGAGCCGGGCAGCAACGTCTGGGTCGTGCGCAACGAAGCGAATCTGCGCACGGTGCGTCTGCCCACGGGCAAGGTGCCCGACATGGCGGGCGCGACGGGCGTTGCGGGCTATCTGCCGGGACCGGGGGGCACCTATGT